A genomic window from Arthrobacter globiformis includes:
- the eno gene encoding phosphopyruvate hydratase: MALIDAIHAREILDSRGNPTVEVEVLLSDGQIGRAAVPSGASTGEHEAVELRDGDKGRYLGKGVQKAVDAVIDQIAPALTGFDATDQRSIDQAMIDLDGTANKAKLGANAILGVSLAVANAAAASADLPLYKYLGGPNAHVLPVPLMNILNGGSHADSDVDIQEFMIAPIGAETFSEGLRWGVEVYHNLKSVLQQKGLSTGLGDEGGFAPNLPSNRAALDLIQEAIQNAGYTPGTDIALALDVASSEFFKDGAYQFEGKALSAAEMSAYYAELVADYPLVSIEDPLDENDWEGWKILTDTIGDKVQLVGDDLFVTNPERLQQGIDAATANSLLVKVNQIGSLTETLDAVSLAQRSGYTTITSHRSGETEDTTIADIAVATNAGQIKTGAPARSERVAKYNQLLRIEEELDDAARYAGRSAFPRFKA; the protein is encoded by the coding sequence ATGGCGCTTATCGATGCCATCCACGCCCGCGAGATCCTCGATTCCCGTGGCAACCCCACCGTCGAAGTTGAAGTTCTCCTCTCCGACGGCCAGATCGGCCGCGCTGCCGTTCCGTCCGGTGCCTCCACCGGCGAGCACGAAGCAGTAGAACTGCGCGACGGCGACAAGGGCCGCTACCTCGGCAAGGGTGTCCAGAAGGCCGTTGACGCCGTCATCGACCAGATCGCACCGGCCCTGACCGGCTTTGACGCCACCGACCAGCGCAGCATCGACCAGGCCATGATCGACCTGGACGGCACCGCCAACAAGGCCAAGCTGGGCGCCAACGCCATCCTGGGCGTCTCCTTGGCCGTTGCCAACGCCGCAGCAGCCTCCGCTGACCTGCCGCTCTACAAGTACCTGGGCGGCCCGAACGCCCACGTCCTGCCCGTTCCGCTGATGAACATCCTCAACGGCGGCTCGCACGCGGATTCCGACGTCGACATCCAGGAATTCATGATCGCCCCGATCGGCGCCGAGACCTTCTCTGAGGGCCTGCGCTGGGGCGTTGAGGTTTACCACAACCTCAAGTCCGTGCTGCAGCAGAAGGGCCTCTCCACCGGCCTCGGCGACGAGGGCGGCTTCGCTCCGAACCTGCCGTCCAACCGCGCTGCCCTGGACCTGATCCAGGAAGCCATCCAGAACGCCGGCTACACCCCGGGCACCGATATCGCCCTGGCCCTGGACGTCGCCTCCTCCGAGTTCTTCAAGGACGGTGCCTACCAGTTCGAGGGCAAGGCCCTGAGCGCCGCCGAGATGAGCGCCTACTACGCCGAACTCGTTGCCGACTACCCGCTGGTTTCCATCGAGGACCCGCTGGACGAGAACGACTGGGAAGGCTGGAAGATCCTCACCGACACCATCGGTGACAAGGTCCAGCTGGTTGGTGACGACCTGTTCGTCACCAACCCCGAGCGCCTGCAGCAGGGCATCGACGCGGCCACGGCCAACTCCCTGCTGGTCAAGGTCAACCAGATTGGCTCCCTGACCGAAACCCTGGACGCCGTTTCCCTGGCCCAGCGCTCCGGTTACACCACCATCACCTCGCACCGCTCGGGCGAGACCGAAGACACCACGATCGCCGACATCGCCGTTGCCACCAACGCCGGGCAGATCAAGACCGGTGCCCCGGCCCGCTCCGAGCGCGTTGCCAAGTACAACCAGTTGCTGCGCATCGAAGAGGAACTCGACGACGCCGCACGCTACGCCGGCCGCAGCGCGTTCCCGCGTTTCAAGGCCTAG
- a CDS encoding septum formation initiator family protein, protein MATRRPKVPRVTPPAQQSSAGSAGGDVIQADFGGPRPATATHESGTGHSGTAAKAPGSANDAGTKSGAPRTGAGTKAGTKPGPGSKAGPKSGAGTKGTTGKPGSAGNSRGKSGSSAVAAEEENLDPVPAKAFSGRMLALAVVMVAITIMLAPTVKIFIDKRAEIAALESDIADSKSSQDNLKRQVSRWQDPNYVKQQARDRINMVMPGETGYWVFGSDLPAGASGSQPSAAETQDPADVPWVDSLWESIRRSATD, encoded by the coding sequence ATGGCTACCCGCCGTCCCAAAGTTCCCCGGGTGACCCCACCAGCACAGCAGTCCTCCGCCGGATCGGCCGGGGGAGACGTCATCCAGGCGGACTTCGGCGGTCCGCGTCCGGCCACGGCCACCCATGAATCCGGGACGGGACACTCAGGGACGGCGGCGAAAGCACCGGGCAGCGCCAACGACGCCGGTACCAAGAGTGGCGCTCCCAGGACTGGCGCTGGCACCAAGGCCGGGACCAAGCCCGGGCCGGGTTCCAAGGCCGGCCCGAAGTCCGGCGCCGGTACCAAGGGGACCACCGGAAAGCCTGGCAGCGCCGGGAACAGCCGGGGAAAGTCCGGGTCATCAGCCGTTGCGGCCGAGGAAGAGAACCTGGATCCCGTTCCCGCCAAGGCGTTTTCCGGGCGCATGCTGGCGCTGGCCGTGGTGATGGTTGCCATCACCATCATGCTGGCCCCGACGGTGAAGATCTTCATCGACAAGCGGGCGGAAATTGCTGCCCTGGAGTCGGACATCGCGGACAGCAAGTCGAGCCAGGACAACCTCAAACGGCAGGTCTCGCGCTGGCAGGATCCCAACTACGTCAAGCAGCAGGCCCGGGACCGCATTAACATGGTTATGCCGGGAGAGACCGGTTACTGGGTGTTCGGCAGCGACCTGCCGGCCGGCGCATCAGGCAGCCAGCCCAGTGCAGCAGAAACACAAGACCCCGCCGACGTGCCTTGGGTGGATTCCCTCTGGGAGTCCATCAGGCGCTCGGCAACAGACTAG
- a CDS encoding DUF501 domain-containing protein, with protein MDDNTATAPGESRQPSAQDLDVLSRQLGRPVRDVVEIPARCVCGNPLVAATSPRLSNGTPFPTTFYLTHPVITSAVSRLEAGGLMNEMNDRLAADESLAASYRKAHEAYLAARAEIGARSGIGDVPEIDGVSAGGMPTRVKCLHVLVGHSLAAGPDVNPLGDEAIAAISEWWTADRCYCDGAWDTAGEAPSRDLSRHGPQGLPDIVGRPAPVRKSRTEATATDAHATDTTGATTTEAGA; from the coding sequence GTGGACGACAACACGGCAACCGCCCCCGGTGAATCCCGGCAGCCATCAGCGCAGGATCTCGATGTGCTCAGCCGCCAGCTGGGGAGGCCGGTGCGTGACGTTGTGGAAATCCCGGCGCGCTGCGTCTGCGGGAACCCGCTCGTGGCGGCAACATCCCCGCGCCTCAGCAACGGGACACCCTTCCCCACCACGTTCTACCTGACCCACCCCGTCATCACGTCGGCGGTCTCCCGGCTGGAGGCCGGCGGCCTCATGAACGAGATGAATGACCGGCTTGCCGCCGACGAGTCTTTGGCGGCCTCTTACCGGAAGGCCCACGAGGCCTACCTGGCTGCCCGCGCCGAGATCGGGGCACGCTCGGGCATCGGTGACGTCCCGGAGATCGACGGCGTCTCTGCCGGCGGCATGCCCACCCGCGTCAAGTGCCTGCACGTCCTGGTGGGACACTCGCTGGCCGCCGGGCCGGACGTCAATCCGCTGGGCGACGAGGCCATCGCGGCCATCAGCGAATGGTGGACCGCCGACCGCTGCTACTGCGACGGCGCCTGGGACACGGCCGGCGAGGCACCTTCCCGGGACCTCAGCCGCCACGGCCCGCAGGGGCTGCCGGACATCGTCGGCCGGCCTGCCCCCGTCCGCAAATCCAGGACTGAGGCAACCGCAACGGACGCCCACGCCACAGACACCACCGGCGCAACCACAACGGAGGCAGGCGCATGA
- a CDS encoding Ppx/GppA phosphatase family protein — protein sequence MTRVAAIDCGTNSIRLLIADIDRSNGATKLTDIVREMRVVRLGQGVDATGELAPEALERTFAATADYAALIREYQARKVRFVATSASRDARNRQVFVDGIRNLIGVEPEVITGHEEAALSFAGASSVLPISAEDKILVVDLGGGSTEFVLGDANGVIAAKSVDIGCVRLTERHLTSDPPTAEQIAAAEADVDAAIAEAKLDVPLERSTAVVGVAGSITTITAHALKLPEYLPHAIHGAELSISAIQAAATDLLQMPRAQRAELPYMHPGRVDVIGAGALVWRRILTRMGELSGGSIITATASEHDILDGIALSAEAPS from the coding sequence ATGACCCGGGTGGCCGCCATCGACTGCGGAACCAACTCCATCCGCCTGCTCATCGCCGACATTGACCGCAGCAACGGGGCCACCAAGCTCACCGACATCGTGCGTGAAATGCGCGTGGTGCGGCTTGGCCAGGGCGTCGACGCCACCGGCGAGCTGGCGCCCGAAGCGCTGGAGCGCACCTTCGCGGCCACGGCTGACTACGCCGCGCTCATCCGCGAGTACCAGGCCCGGAAAGTCCGCTTCGTGGCCACCTCGGCCAGTCGGGACGCCCGGAACCGCCAGGTCTTCGTGGACGGCATCCGGAACCTCATCGGCGTGGAGCCCGAGGTGATCACCGGCCACGAGGAAGCCGCGCTTTCCTTCGCCGGCGCCAGCAGTGTGCTGCCTATTTCGGCTGAGGACAAGATCCTGGTAGTGGACCTGGGGGGCGGCAGCACGGAGTTTGTGCTCGGTGACGCCAACGGCGTGATCGCCGCGAAGTCCGTGGACATCGGCTGTGTCCGGCTGACCGAGCGCCACCTCACATCGGATCCGCCCACGGCCGAACAGATCGCCGCCGCGGAGGCCGACGTCGACGCCGCCATTGCCGAAGCGAAACTGGACGTTCCGCTGGAACGCAGCACCGCCGTCGTCGGGGTTGCCGGCTCAATCACCACCATCACGGCACACGCGCTCAAGCTGCCCGAATACCTGCCCCACGCCATCCACGGCGCCGAACTGTCCATTTCCGCCATCCAGGCCGCGGCCACCGACCTGCTGCAGATGCCCCGGGCGCAGCGGGCCGAACTGCCGTACATGCACCCCGGCCGGGTAGACGTCATTGGCGCCGGCGCGCTGGTCTGGCGGCGCATCCTCACCCGCATGGGCGAGCTCAGCGGCGGCAGCATAATTACGGCCACCGCGAGCGAGCACGATATTCTTGATGGAATTGCCCTGAGTGCCGAGGCACCAAGTTAA
- a CDS encoding S8 family serine peptidase, whose translation MTSTARLRRTVSALLSAVLAGGIAASAVATAPAAQADSWREKEYWLKEAGITKAWEVSKGANVKVAVIDSGVDGGHPDLKGVLAGGHDVSGAGAPDGEKSIGAKPEHGTLVATMLAGRGHQPAKKTTASAKPSPSATATASKALPDGIMGVAPEAQILSVSTWLGSANPGGKSDQDQIPEAVRWAVDNGAKVINISLGSTSPEWPQSWDAAFLYAEQKDVVIVAAAGNRVGGNVQVGAPATIPGVLTVAGLDLNGQASTDSSSQGISIGVAAPAEKLAGGLPGGSYAEWAGTSGATPIVSGVAALIRSKWPEMSAKQVINRIVSTAKDEGAPGKDPLYGFGVLNAEAALKDDVAETKSNPLGSIADWIRVHRRGNLATPAPEPTTPAPTTEATLPKATVPVAVPPSQLDSALPAAVVIGFGALFIAIIVAGAVQLRRAYRASGGGVEEPETGAVTKVEPAHRRS comes from the coding sequence ATGACCTCAACAGCCCGGCTTCGCCGGACGGTCTCGGCCCTTCTGTCCGCGGTGCTTGCCGGTGGCATCGCCGCGTCCGCCGTCGCCACCGCACCGGCCGCGCAGGCCGACTCCTGGCGCGAGAAGGAGTACTGGCTCAAGGAAGCCGGCATCACCAAGGCGTGGGAGGTCTCCAAAGGCGCCAACGTGAAGGTAGCTGTCATCGACAGCGGCGTGGACGGCGGCCACCCCGATCTCAAGGGCGTGCTGGCCGGCGGCCATGACGTCTCCGGTGCCGGCGCCCCCGACGGCGAGAAGAGCATCGGTGCTAAGCCCGAGCACGGCACGCTGGTGGCCACCATGCTCGCGGGCCGCGGACACCAGCCGGCGAAGAAGACGACGGCCAGCGCGAAGCCTTCCCCGAGCGCCACCGCAACGGCCTCCAAAGCCCTGCCGGACGGCATCATGGGCGTGGCACCCGAGGCGCAGATCCTCTCCGTATCCACCTGGCTGGGATCGGCCAACCCCGGCGGCAAGAGCGACCAGGACCAGATCCCGGAGGCCGTGCGCTGGGCGGTGGACAACGGCGCCAAGGTCATCAACATTTCGCTGGGCAGCACGTCGCCTGAGTGGCCGCAGAGCTGGGACGCCGCCTTCCTGTACGCCGAGCAGAAGGACGTGGTCATCGTGGCCGCGGCCGGCAACCGGGTGGGCGGCAACGTCCAGGTGGGGGCTCCGGCCACCATTCCCGGCGTGCTGACCGTGGCGGGCCTGGACCTGAACGGACAGGCCAGCACCGATTCCTCCTCCCAGGGCATCAGCATTGGAGTGGCAGCACCTGCGGAGAAGCTCGCCGGCGGACTGCCGGGTGGCAGCTACGCGGAATGGGCCGGCACGTCCGGTGCCACCCCCATCGTCTCCGGCGTTGCCGCGCTGATCCGCTCCAAGTGGCCCGAGATGAGCGCCAAGCAGGTCATCAACAGAATCGTCTCCACCGCCAAGGACGAGGGCGCGCCGGGCAAGGACCCGCTGTACGGCTTCGGCGTCCTCAATGCGGAGGCGGCCCTCAAGGACGATGTGGCCGAGACGAAGTCCAACCCGCTGGGTTCCATCGCGGACTGGATCCGCGTCCACCGGCGCGGGAACCTCGCCACGCCCGCTCCCGAGCCGACGACCCCGGCACCCACCACCGAAGCCACGCTGCCCAAGGCGACCGTGCCGGTTGCGGTGCCGCCGTCGCAGCTGGACAGTGCCTTGCCGGCCGCGGTGGTCATCGGGTTCGGCGCGCTTTTCATAGCCATTATTGTGGCCGGCGCGGTCCAGCTCCGGCGGGCCTACCGGGCCTCCGGCGGGGGAGTGGAGGAGCCGGAAACGGGCGCGGTGACAAAGGTGGAACCGGCCCACCGGCGAAGTTAG
- a CDS encoding NAD(P)/FAD-dependent oxidoreductase, protein MATTPQLQDRPRVLVVGGGYVGLYVALKLQKKIANAGGIVTVVDPLPYMTYQPFLPEVAGGNIEARHAVVSHRQHLKQTELIQGRVVSIDHANRTAVVAPADGGDNFEVPYFDVVLSAGAITRTFPITGLADKGIGLKTIEEAVALRNKVLDRIEVGSTMTDPAERARALTFVVVGGGFAGIECITEMEDLARAAVKNNPRVKQEEVRFVLVEAMGRIMPEVTAKQAEWVVEHLRSRGIEVLLNTSLDNAEGALRLINLPDKTLAQEFESDTLVWTAGVQANPMVRSTDFPLEPRGRVRVLPDLRISGDEGIIDNAWAAGDIAAVPDLTGGGLPDGTCVPNAQHALRQAKRLAKNLWASRWDKPLVDYKHKNLGAVAGFGEWKGVANINLLGRIGLKGPLAWLAHRGYHGMAMPTFERKFRVIFNWILSFFAGRDTTQLLDLDNPRGAFVAAATPAPKPAAPAAPAAAAPAEKAAEKSADAPQGGAKDPVKAEAK, encoded by the coding sequence ATGGCAACCACCCCACAGCTCCAGGATCGTCCGCGTGTGCTCGTCGTCGGCGGCGGGTACGTCGGCCTTTACGTAGCCCTCAAACTGCAGAAGAAGATCGCGAACGCAGGCGGCATCGTCACCGTCGTTGATCCGCTGCCCTACATGACCTACCAGCCCTTCCTGCCGGAAGTTGCCGGCGGAAACATCGAGGCCCGCCACGCAGTGGTCTCGCACCGCCAGCACCTCAAGCAGACCGAGCTCATCCAGGGCCGCGTCGTATCTATCGACCACGCCAACCGTACGGCCGTGGTTGCCCCGGCTGACGGTGGCGACAACTTCGAGGTGCCGTACTTCGACGTCGTGCTTTCCGCCGGCGCCATCACCCGCACGTTCCCCATCACGGGCCTGGCGGACAAGGGCATCGGCCTGAAGACCATCGAGGAAGCCGTTGCACTGCGCAACAAGGTCCTTGACCGCATCGAGGTCGGCTCCACCATGACCGACCCCGCCGAACGCGCCCGCGCCCTGACCTTCGTGGTGGTGGGCGGCGGCTTCGCCGGCATCGAGTGCATCACCGAAATGGAAGACCTCGCCCGCGCGGCCGTCAAGAACAACCCGCGCGTCAAGCAGGAGGAAGTCCGCTTCGTCCTCGTCGAGGCCATGGGCCGCATCATGCCCGAGGTCACCGCGAAGCAGGCCGAGTGGGTTGTGGAGCACCTCCGCAGCCGCGGCATCGAAGTCCTGCTGAACACCTCGCTGGACAACGCCGAGGGCGCCCTCAGGCTCATCAACCTGCCGGACAAGACGCTGGCCCAGGAATTCGAGTCCGACACCCTCGTGTGGACCGCCGGTGTGCAGGCGAACCCGATGGTCCGCTCCACCGACTTCCCGCTGGAGCCCCGCGGCCGCGTCCGCGTCCTGCCGGACCTGCGCATCTCGGGCGACGAAGGCATCATCGACAACGCCTGGGCTGCCGGTGACATCGCCGCGGTTCCCGACCTCACGGGCGGCGGCCTGCCGGACGGCACCTGCGTTCCCAACGCCCAGCACGCCCTGCGCCAGGCTAAGCGCCTTGCCAAGAACCTGTGGGCTTCCCGCTGGGACAAGCCGCTGGTGGACTACAAGCACAAGAACCTCGGTGCTGTGGCCGGCTTCGGCGAGTGGAAGGGTGTTGCCAACATCAATCTGCTCGGCCGCATCGGGCTCAAGGGCCCCCTCGCCTGGCTGGCTCACCGCGGCTACCACGGCATGGCCATGCCGACGTTCGAGCGCAAGTTCCGCGTGATCTTCAACTGGATCCTGAGCTTCTTCGCGGGCCGCGACACCACCCAGCTGCTGGACCTGGACAACCCGCGCGGCGCCTTCGTGGCCGCCGCCACCCCGGCGCCCAAGCCCGCTGCTCCCGCCGCTCCGGCTGCGGCCGCACCGGCGGAGAAGGCTGCTGAGAAGTCCGCCGACGCCCCTCAGGGCGGCGCCAAGGATCCCGTCAAGGCTGAGGCCAAGTAG
- a CDS encoding N-acetyltransferase — protein sequence MTGEKNLQTLLASMRPALREGEYVYVLWPHGKPLAGHVEAAVREAEGLTVVLPRAEADALDLSYDFVAAWITLEVHSALEAVGLTAAVSRALTQARISCNVLAGFHHDHLLVPVADSARALEVLAELSAANASEPEPVREVILRSEQPGDRDDLLALTADAFAVSPVTGLPVVGEPVEVKILRELFVAEEYLPEFSIVAELDGEIVGHVISTRAWVDDLELLGLGPIGVTPRLQRHGIGSALMRETVVRANAAGEKGIALLGSTEYYPRFGFVPASSLGVEAPDRNWGDHFQLLPLALWPGGVHGTFLYAGPLAAV from the coding sequence ATGACGGGTGAAAAGAACCTCCAAACTCTCCTTGCCTCGATGCGTCCGGCGCTCCGGGAAGGGGAGTACGTCTACGTTCTCTGGCCGCACGGCAAGCCGCTGGCGGGGCACGTCGAGGCCGCCGTCCGCGAGGCCGAGGGGCTCACTGTGGTCCTGCCCCGGGCCGAAGCGGACGCGCTGGACTTGTCTTACGATTTCGTGGCCGCATGGATCACCCTTGAGGTCCACTCGGCCCTGGAAGCGGTGGGCCTGACGGCGGCCGTCAGCAGGGCACTGACCCAGGCCCGGATCAGCTGCAACGTTCTCGCCGGCTTCCACCACGACCATCTCCTGGTGCCGGTGGCTGACTCGGCGCGGGCGCTGGAGGTCCTGGCCGAGCTCTCAGCCGCCAACGCCTCCGAGCCCGAACCGGTGCGGGAAGTGATCCTGCGCAGCGAACAGCCCGGGGACCGAGACGACCTCCTTGCCCTGACCGCCGATGCGTTCGCCGTTTCCCCGGTCACTGGCCTGCCCGTGGTGGGGGAGCCTGTTGAGGTTAAGATTCTCCGCGAGCTGTTCGTCGCCGAGGAATACCTGCCCGAGTTCAGCATCGTCGCAGAACTCGACGGCGAAATCGTCGGGCACGTGATCAGCACCCGCGCCTGGGTGGATGACCTTGAGCTGCTGGGGCTGGGGCCCATCGGCGTGACGCCCCGGCTGCAGCGCCACGGCATCGGCTCGGCGCTGATGCGCGAAACCGTTGTCCGTGCCAACGCTGCGGGGGAGAAGGGCATCGCGCTGCTCGGAAGCACCGAGTACTACCCGCGGTTCGGCTTCGTTCCGGCGTCGTCCCTGGGCGTAGAAGCGCCGGACAGGAACTGGGGCGACCATTTCCAACTGCTGCCCCTCGCGCTGTGGCCGGGCGGGGTCCACGGCACATTCCTGTACGCTGGGCCCTTGGCCGCCGTCTGA
- a CDS encoding ABC transporter substrate-binding protein, protein MISLPQAAPRVAKLTALSIGVALLATACGGGSTPSATESSAGAGGIACPAPSATAGATSTSTETGGVPAATTTTPTPLKLGSLLPTTGSLAFLGPPEIAGVNLGIKEVNDAGGVLGKPVSITHRDSGDTKTDIATQSTTALLGQGVSAIIGAASSGVSKTVINQITGAGVIQFSPANTSPDFTTWDDKGLYWRTAPSDVLQGKVLGNYMATCGAQTVGMIVLNDAYGTGLAKNVKSAFEAAGGQVVAEELFNEGDSQFSSQVDKVIAAKPDAIALITFDQAKSIVPLITGKGIKPTQLFMVDGNTSDYSKDFKAGTLKGAQGTIPGTFAKEDFKKKLLAIDPALKDYSYAGESYDAVNLISLAAEAAKSTKGTEIAKQLKAVSEGGEKCTDFASCVTLLRNGKDIDYDGESGPVTFSDAGDPTEASIGIYEYQDDNKYKPAREEFGKL, encoded by the coding sequence ATGATTTCACTCCCCCAGGCGGCGCCCAGGGTGGCTAAGCTCACAGCGCTTAGCATCGGCGTCGCCCTTCTGGCCACGGCTTGTGGTGGCGGTTCCACTCCAAGCGCGACCGAATCCTCCGCAGGGGCAGGCGGCATCGCGTGCCCTGCCCCCAGTGCCACGGCCGGGGCAACCAGCACCTCCACGGAGACCGGCGGTGTGCCGGCAGCAACCACCACCACCCCCACACCGCTGAAACTTGGATCGCTCCTGCCGACGACGGGGTCGCTGGCGTTCCTCGGCCCGCCCGAAATTGCCGGCGTTAACCTCGGCATCAAGGAAGTCAACGACGCCGGCGGCGTGCTCGGCAAGCCGGTTTCGATCACCCACCGTGACTCCGGCGACACCAAGACTGACATCGCCACCCAGTCCACCACAGCACTCCTCGGCCAGGGTGTCAGCGCCATCATCGGTGCGGCCTCCTCGGGTGTGTCCAAGACCGTGATCAACCAGATCACCGGCGCGGGCGTCATCCAGTTCTCCCCGGCAAACACCTCGCCGGACTTCACCACCTGGGATGACAAGGGCCTGTACTGGCGCACGGCTCCCTCGGACGTGCTGCAAGGCAAGGTGCTGGGCAACTACATGGCAACCTGTGGCGCCCAGACGGTAGGCATGATCGTCCTGAACGACGCCTACGGCACGGGCCTGGCGAAGAACGTCAAGTCCGCGTTTGAAGCAGCCGGTGGCCAGGTTGTGGCCGAAGAGCTCTTCAACGAGGGCGACTCGCAGTTCAGCAGCCAGGTGGACAAGGTCATCGCCGCCAAGCCGGACGCCATTGCCCTGATCACCTTTGACCAGGCCAAGAGCATCGTCCCGCTGATCACGGGCAAGGGCATCAAGCCGACGCAGCTGTTCATGGTGGACGGCAACACGTCCGACTACAGCAAGGACTTCAAGGCCGGCACGCTGAAGGGCGCACAGGGAACCATCCCCGGCACCTTCGCCAAGGAGGACTTCAAGAAGAAGCTCCTCGCCATCGACCCCGCCCTGAAGGACTACAGCTACGCCGGTGAGTCCTACGACGCCGTCAACCTGATCTCGCTGGCAGCTGAGGCCGCCAAGAGCACCAAGGGCACGGAGATCGCCAAGCAGCTCAAGGCAGTTTCCGAGGGCGGCGAGAAGTGCACGGACTTCGCGTCCTGCGTCACGCTGCTCCGCAACGGCAAGGACATCGACTACGACGGCGAGTCCGGCCCGGTGACCTTCTCCGACGCCGGTGACCCGACGGAAGCCTCCATTGGCATCTACGAGTACCAGGACGACAACAAGTACAAGCCGGCCCGGGAGGAATTCGGCAAGCTGTAA
- a CDS encoding ABC transporter ATP-binding protein — translation MSATSAAPAASSAAADGAVVKVTDLVAGYLPGVNILNGCSIEARKGELIGIIGPNGAGKSTLLKAMFGLVKVHSGSVVVRGQDLTGLKANKLVTQGVGFVPQTNNVFSTLTIEENMQMGMFQRPKDFAERFDFVTSLFPELGKRRAQRAGSLSGGERQMVAMGRALMMEPAVLLLDEPSAGLSPVKQDETFLRVHEINRAGVSVIMVEQNARRCLQICDRGYVLDQGRDAYTGTGRELMKDPKVIQLYLGTLADED, via the coding sequence GCGGCCCCGGCCGCAAGCAGCGCAGCCGCGGACGGCGCCGTCGTCAAGGTCACCGATCTGGTGGCCGGCTACCTCCCCGGCGTCAACATCCTCAACGGGTGCAGCATCGAGGCCCGGAAGGGCGAACTGATCGGCATCATCGGCCCGAACGGGGCCGGCAAGTCCACACTGCTGAAAGCCATGTTCGGCCTGGTGAAGGTGCACTCCGGATCCGTGGTGGTCAGGGGCCAGGACCTCACGGGGCTCAAGGCGAACAAGCTGGTGACCCAGGGCGTTGGTTTCGTACCCCAGACCAACAACGTCTTCTCCACCCTCACCATCGAGGAAAACATGCAGATGGGCATGTTCCAGCGGCCCAAGGACTTCGCGGAGCGCTTCGACTTCGTCACCAGCCTTTTCCCGGAACTGGGTAAACGCCGGGCGCAGCGTGCGGGCTCGCTGTCCGGAGGCGAGCGGCAGATGGTGGCCATGGGGCGGGCCCTGATGATGGAGCCGGCAGTGCTGCTGCTGGACGAACCCTCGGCCGGCCTCTCCCCCGTCAAGCAGGATGAGACCTTCCTGCGCGTGCACGAGATCAACCGTGCCGGAGTATCCGTCATCATGGTGGAACAGAACGCCCGCCGCTGCCTGCAGATCTGCGACCGCGGCTACGTCCTGGACCAGGGCAGGGATGCGTACACCGGCACGGGCCGTGAGCTCATGAAGGACCCGAAGGTCATCCAGCTGTACCTCGGCACGCTGGCCGACGAGGACTAA